A single genomic interval of Alteromonas sp. CI.11.F.A3 harbors:
- the tmk gene encoding dTMP kinase: protein MNGKFIVVEGLEGAGKSSVIGLIVKQLQDAGIAVEQTREPGGTPMAEAIRECVKHDWDETVAEETELLLMYAARVQLLTNRILPALNAGQWVVGDRHDLSSQAYQGGGRGVSADTMSAISKIALNGFKPNLTLYLDVEPAIGLARARGRGELDRIEQAGLAFFERTRERYLSLAAQDDSIVVINAMQAMEDVHEDVITAVQEYLS, encoded by the coding sequence ATGAACGGAAAGTTTATTGTAGTAGAGGGCCTTGAAGGGGCCGGAAAAAGTTCAGTGATTGGGCTTATAGTAAAGCAATTGCAAGATGCAGGTATTGCGGTTGAGCAAACACGCGAGCCAGGCGGTACGCCTATGGCTGAGGCTATTCGCGAGTGCGTTAAACACGACTGGGACGAAACCGTAGCCGAAGAAACAGAATTATTGTTGATGTATGCGGCGCGGGTACAGCTATTAACTAATCGTATACTTCCTGCGTTAAATGCAGGGCAGTGGGTCGTCGGTGACCGGCATGATTTATCTTCACAAGCCTATCAAGGCGGTGGTCGTGGCGTGAGTGCTGATACCATGAGTGCCATTAGCAAGATAGCGCTTAACGGTTTTAAACCTAATTTAACCTTGTACCTAGATGTTGAGCCAGCCATCGGCTTAGCACGCGCTAGGGGCAGGGGAGAGCTTGATCGTATTGAACAAGCAGGCTTGGCTTTTTTTGAGCGTACCCGTGAACGGTACTTAAGCCTAGCTGCACAGGATGACAGTATTGTAGTGATTAATGCCATGCAAGCTATGGAAGATGTGCATGAAGACGTGATTACAGCCGTGCAGGAGTATCTTTCTTAA
- a CDS encoding TatD family hydrolase: protein MFVDSHCHLDRLKQSPEELAETLNFARTRGVEHFLCVCVSVTDYDSMLETVKDFADVSVSCGVHPLHQEDACTYHELLEKAQDDAVVAIGETGLDYFYSPESKEVQLTSFVDHIKVANETKKPLIIHTRDARDDTINLLREHKASHTKGVLHCFTESLEMAQAAIEMDFYISISGIVTFKSASELQDVVKAVPLERLLIETDSPWLAPVPHRGKQNQPGYVVEVAEFIAELKGISVKELARITTENFYTLFSLAQRKAA from the coding sequence TTGTTCGTAGATTCACATTGTCATTTAGACAGATTAAAGCAATCGCCAGAAGAATTGGCAGAAACTCTTAACTTTGCGCGCACTCGCGGTGTAGAGCACTTTTTATGTGTGTGCGTATCGGTGACCGATTACGACAGCATGTTAGAAACGGTAAAAGACTTTGCTGATGTCTCTGTCTCTTGTGGCGTACACCCTCTTCACCAAGAAGATGCATGTACTTACCATGAGTTACTTGAAAAAGCGCAAGACGATGCGGTAGTAGCGATTGGTGAAACAGGCTTAGACTATTTTTATAGCCCTGAAAGCAAAGAGGTTCAGCTAACGTCGTTTGTTGATCATATTAAAGTCGCTAACGAAACGAAAAAGCCGCTTATCATTCACACTCGTGATGCCCGCGACGACACCATTAATTTGCTGCGCGAGCATAAAGCTAGCCATACAAAAGGCGTGCTGCATTGCTTTACCGAATCCCTTGAAATGGCGCAGGCCGCAATTGAAATGGATTTCTACATCTCTATTTCTGGCATCGTCACGTTTAAATCTGCCAGTGAATTACAAGATGTTGTAAAAGCGGTTCCCCTCGAGCGCCTACTCATTGAAACCGATTCGCCTTGGCTAGCCCCAGTCCCTCACAGAGGTAAACAAAATCAGCCTGGCTATGTGGTAGAAGTCGCCGAATTTATTGCCGAATTAAAAGGTATATCGGTGAAAGAATTAGCACGTATTACTACTGAAAATTTCTACACTTTGTTTTCACTTGCCCAACGTAAAGCCGCTTAA
- a CDS encoding DNA polymerase III subunit delta', with amino-acid sequence MQSGQMLPWFTDTYNELLVRYFNNKLHHALLFIGAKGIGKAKLVAGLSDTLLCKQPTPQGACNACQSCHLRLAGNHPDFYVLESEKQLGVDKIREGIAKLSGTAQMGGNKVLVIPVADSMTEAAANALLKTLEEPTNNTYLLLITDSLNRIMPTILSRCEKHSLGLPDVQSSLAYLQQQGVQDASEALLEAYGYAPLRLEAALNSESDFNYRTFTDGIGALLASSGSQQLLALANKWQSDAVQVATWCQHMAHKSYVERQQAQDYARYRACVEAVKTLQHPGVNKSMVLVSILKQFQR; translated from the coding sequence ATGCAATCTGGGCAAATGCTACCTTGGTTCACTGATACCTATAACGAATTGCTTGTACGCTATTTTAATAACAAGCTGCATCATGCGCTGTTATTCATTGGCGCTAAAGGTATTGGTAAAGCGAAGCTGGTGGCAGGGCTGTCGGATACCCTCTTGTGTAAACAACCAACCCCGCAAGGTGCATGTAATGCATGCCAAAGCTGTCATTTGCGCCTTGCTGGTAATCACCCCGATTTTTACGTACTAGAAAGCGAAAAGCAGTTGGGCGTGGATAAAATTCGAGAAGGTATTGCCAAGTTAAGTGGTACGGCGCAAATGGGGGGCAATAAGGTGCTGGTGATCCCTGTGGCCGATAGCATGACAGAGGCCGCGGCTAATGCACTCTTGAAAACTTTAGAAGAGCCCACCAATAATACATACCTGCTGCTAATCACTGACAGTCTTAACAGAATAATGCCTACCATTTTGAGCCGATGTGAAAAACATTCGCTGGGTTTGCCTGACGTGCAAAGTAGTTTGGCCTATTTACAGCAACAAGGCGTACAAGATGCCAGTGAAGCGTTATTAGAAGCCTATGGTTACGCGCCACTTCGTTTAGAAGCTGCACTTAATAGCGAAAGCGATTTTAATTATCGTACTTTCACTGACGGTATAGGCGCATTACTTGCTAGTTCAGGAAGTCAGCAGCTTTTAGCTCTTGCTAATAAATGGCAAAGTGATGCTGTTCAGGTAGCAACGTGGTGCCAACATATGGCCCATAAATCATATGTGGAACGCCAACAAGCGCAAGATTACGCGCGTTATAGGGCTTGCGTAGAGGCAGTTAAAACCTTACAGCACCCAGGGGTGAATAAATCCATGGTGTTGGTCAGTATTTTAAAACAATTTCAGCGCTAG
- a CDS encoding pyridoxamine 5'-phosphate oxidase family protein, with translation MPQWRTGLTKSLHASRSMPESRYFQLATADKDGVPYCRTVVYRGLSDDNKLIVISDTRTEKYNQLSQQAKAQGCWYFSKTREQYRFSVNATIVTENEDRALVEAHWAKLSDAGKKQFLWGEPGTPRNNGLPLQIAGDYSVAPEHFCVILLDIFNVDYLNLRGNPQYRELHRRDEMGNWISQSIVP, from the coding sequence ATGCCGCAGTGGCGTACAGGGTTAACAAAAAGCTTACACGCTAGCAGAAGCATGCCTGAGAGCCGTTATTTTCAGTTGGCAACCGCAGACAAAGACGGTGTGCCATACTGCAGAACCGTGGTGTACCGAGGCTTAAGTGACGACAACAAATTAATTGTTATTTCTGATACCCGTACCGAAAAATACAACCAATTGTCGCAGCAAGCGAAAGCGCAAGGCTGTTGGTATTTTTCGAAAACTCGTGAGCAGTATCGATTCAGTGTAAATGCGACTATTGTGACCGAAAACGAAGATAGGGCGCTAGTAGAGGCGCATTGGGCAAAATTGTCTGATGCGGGTAAGAAGCAGTTTCTATGGGGCGAGCCAGGCACACCACGAAACAATGGTTTACCGCTTCAGATTGCAGGCGACTATTCTGTGGCCCCTGAACATTTTTGCGTAATTTTGTTAGATATTTTCAATGTGGACTATTTGAATTTGCGTGGCAATCCTCAGTATCGCGAGTTACATCGTCGTGACGAAATGGGTAACTGGATTAGCCAGTCAATTGTCCCCTAA
- a CDS encoding SDR family oxidoreductase, whose translation MAKVLVIGASGQIGKQATGKLLEAGHHVVAPVRSPEKLDDFENDNLVVKEQDLEKDFSEHFEGADCVVFVAGSGGNSGDDKTLLIDLWAARNAANYAKAANTPKFVMVSSIGAGDPDAVSSSIKPYLVAKHMADEHLMNSGVPYIILRPGTLLNEPGTHLVSTDMPDNQDDAVIPREDVATAIVEAVNRSDTSNVTTYLFKGDTPISKIFE comes from the coding sequence ATGGCTAAGGTTCTTGTCATTGGCGCATCAGGCCAAATTGGTAAACAGGCTACTGGAAAATTACTTGAAGCAGGTCACCACGTGGTGGCTCCTGTTCGAAGCCCTGAAAAGCTAGACGACTTTGAAAACGACAATCTAGTAGTGAAAGAGCAAGATCTTGAGAAAGACTTCTCTGAGCATTTCGAAGGTGCAGATTGCGTTGTATTCGTTGCGGGCAGCGGCGGTAATTCGGGCGACGATAAAACGCTTCTTATCGACCTATGGGCTGCGCGAAACGCGGCAAACTATGCCAAGGCAGCTAACACCCCTAAATTTGTGATGGTAAGTTCAATAGGTGCTGGCGATCCAGACGCAGTAAGCTCTAGCATTAAGCCTTATTTAGTTGCTAAGCACATGGCTGACGAGCATTTAATGAATAGCGGCGTGCCTTATATTATTTTACGTCCAGGCACATTGTTAAACGAGCCAGGTACGCATTTGGTGTCTACTGATATGCCAGACAACCAAGACGATGCTGTTATTCCTAGAGAAGATGTGGCTACGGCTATTGTGGAGGCAGTTAATCGCAGCGACACAAGTAATGTGACGACTTATCTGTTTAAAGGCGACACGCCAATCTCGAAAATCTTCGAGTAA